One Primulina eburnea isolate SZY01 chromosome 4, ASM2296580v1, whole genome shotgun sequence genomic window, CAAGAGACATCTGATGTGATTGCTTTAattcgagacagaatgaagacaTACCAATCCAGACAGAAAAGTTATGCCGATATCCGAAGAAGGCCTTTGGAGTTTGAAGTTGGAGATCACGTATTTGTCAAAATTGCTCCTCTCAAAGGCATTATGAGATTTGGCAGGAAAGGAAAGCTGAGACCAATATttatcggtccatttgaaatattgcaCAGGATTGGAGAAAGAGCATATTGTCTAGCCTTACCGCCAGACTTGGATAGAGTCCACAACGTATTTCACGTCTCAATGCTCAAGAAGTACATCTCGAACCCTTCTCATGTTCTTAGACATGAACCATTGGATCTGATGCCGAACTTGACTTATCAAGAAGTACCAATTCAGATTTTAGATCGCAAGGTTAAAGTACTGAGGAATAAGGAGATCGGCATTATCAAGATTCTTTGGCGTAATCAGTTGGTTGAAGAAGCAACGTGGGAGCCAGAGGAGGAAATGAAACAGCGATATCCTGAGTTATTCGCACAGTAATtgcaatttcggggacgaaatatcttaaggaggggagaattgtaacaTCCAGACATTTGTATGCATATGATGTAAGGTAATGATTATGATTAAGTATGTTCATTATTACTTTTATGGTTTGTTATGATGATCGTTTGGGATGTGTAGTGtaatggtgatggtttatggCTTCAAGATATGATATGAATGGTATTGAATGATATAGAATGAAACAAAGAAtggatgggtagaatagaaagttgatccTTAGCCaaataggtaatggaagtgcTGAAACGGTAGGaaactgtggcagtagttgtggtttttagcataatgttttgtatattgatccaaatgacgTGAGGCCACTTCCATTAGAAATATAAGATATAAAGCTATAACTTTCTATTTTGAggtttgttcaaatcattgtggaaggtaagccaaaagtgccccgaagtgtgtcgtgtgtttcgtcgttcctccagtgacacatattgggagat contains:
- the LOC140830130 gene encoding uncharacterized protein, producing the protein MYQDLRRLYWWPGMKSDIAKFISECLTCQQVKIEHQRPAGTLQSLPIPQWKWEHITMDFVTGLPRTPKGYNSIWVIVDRSPLNWDEVGERKMLGPELVQETSDVIALIRDRMKTYQSRQKSYADIRRRPLEFEVGDHVFVKIAPLKGIMRFGRKGKLRPIFIGPFEILHRIGERAYCLALPPDLDRVHNVFHVSMLKKYISNPSHVLRHEPLDLMPNLTYQEVPIQILDRKVKVLRNKEIGIIKILWRNQLVEEATWEPEEEMKQRYPELFAQ